The Arachis hypogaea cultivar Tifrunner chromosome 14, arahy.Tifrunner.gnm2.J5K5, whole genome shotgun sequence DNA window ttattattattattattattattattattattattattattattattattattattattaagtgactatatatatatatatattagaaatatatatataagaatctaatgaataaatttatcattattttttgtccaaaaaatacaaaaaaattatggtacagtattattgtgtaattaataataataataataataataatatttttttttatggagAGCTGTTATGTCTGATAGAAGAAAATGTTGGAGAttgatttgtatattaatttttttagaggactaaaatgtccgttttaAAATCCTTGAAGACTGATATGGATAAttactctttattttttattaagtttctAAATGTTTTATGATTCACATGTGACAGACAAAAAGAATTTAgtcatgtttatttattttatgttttaattaaaaataataaataacttatttattttagtacttgtaaattttttaaaaatatttataacatttttatttcgtttaaatttaaatttgttaagTTTGCTAGGTATTATTTTTTTTGAGTGTTTGTCATGGCTCATTTTAAACGGATGGATCAAAAGTGAGAAGTCTTTAATGAGATGATTTACGAGGTTGTgctcaaataaaataaggataggcGTACCAATGTGTAGCAATAGCCAATCGTGTCAATAATCAAACTCTTGGCAAAAGTTCTTGTGAAAGTTTctccattaaaattattaaagtcGATGGGTTTATCCATAGTATGGTCAAAGTTCTTGTCAAGCATATCTCCGTGCTTGCGGGAAGGACCATTGGAAGAGGTGGTGGAGTTTCTCCTAAAAAACACTATGTATGCTGTAAATTTAAGCGTTAATCATAAGAGCTTCTGACCATAAAACGTTTTGAATGAAAAATTGACTAAATTTAAATTCGAATAATTAtgctaaaatttattatatatagataaattaattataatcctAATCTAAAGatattattttcataattttttttgttgtttacaGTATTTTTCAGCTAACTGAAAAAGAACTAACCTGATACGGATATAAACTCCGTTTAAGGGATTATCGCCATTCGAATTTCCACACTTATTTAAACTGATTGATCACTCGGCTAATCGACATTAGTTATGTTATCTTCATAATTGATGAATAACAAAAGGTGGAAACTCACCTGcagtcaacttcacatgaagttgttTTTGGATGGATGACATGTGTTAccatttggtttaaaaaaaatcgatttattttatacaaataatttaattaaaaaaccaattaatgtagttataatattaaattttttaccatattttattttaaaaacaaattgactaatttaaattaaaaaattatagttaattgtttattatataattttttaaccaaaattataattaaaaattattaaaaaaataaaattatctagtATATTGGACCAGCTCAATgtaatcaaatttttattttttattataaaatataaaaaaatttaattctcaaaaataaaatcatgttattgtttatgatttaatttttttattgtgtttttatatagtttgcaCAAAATTCACCTACCACATTgactaaacttatttatttacgtAAAATTTGTTTATGGACTCAGCAAACTTGTTTACGttttaatacaatttgaattatatgagtatatttttattagtacaatttgaaaataatatgaatgtatttaaataaaaaattaacaaccattattttttttaaatcgaatAAATATACTTAATTATATGAGTACAATAATAATACGAATACATAcaattttataaatcattaatttaaattatatctatttaaattttaaattacaaactaatacaaattttgtaatttaaaattctaattatttaaataaaattaaatcgattaaaaataaaaatatattaatacaattcaaatcgtattaaaatataaataaatttgctGAGTCCATAGATAAACTTTacgtaaataaataagtttagtcAATGTGATAGGTGAATTTTGTATAAACTTTatgaaaacacaataaaaaaattaaatcctaaaaaataacatgattttttttagaattaatttttttatattttataataaaaaatctgATTAACATTGAGCTGGTCTAAtatattagataattttattttttaataatttttaattataattttggttaaaaaaattatatagtcAACAATTAACTacaatttctcaatttaaattagtcaatttatttttaaaataaaatatggtaAAAAATCTAACATTATAGCTATAtcaattgattttttaattaaattatttatataaaataaatttatttttttaaaccaaatgaTAACACGTGTTATCCATCCAAAAAcaactttatgtgaagttgactGCAGGTGAGTTTCTGCCCTAACAAAATGATAAAAACTCAAAGCTGGCCTAATTCTAACTAAATAAAAcaacttaaatttaaaataataacaaacttatcgtatatatatattaaaaaacgaTGTTATGCATAGTGCGTTGCACCAATAAGAAACCCTAATTACgtataaattgaaaaattaaacttcactatttttaaaaattgaacaaggaatttaaatgatAGCAGCCACAATAATTTGGAGTAGCATAATGAAGGGTGAGTGGGAGGGTCGAGGGATGGTAGGAGCAGGCACGTGGATGAGTGTGAGGAAAATGAGAATTTTGTGGAGTTAACGCGGTTTTGAAGGGAATCTGGCACGTGACAGGGAAACTAAGTTCCATGAAAGAAAGTGGCTATAttataaagaaagaaagatagatagatagataaagcCATGGAAGCTCAAAGTGGTTCCATCCTATTCTTTATATGATTTAAATCCTTCCAAAACTACGAATCGATGCCTCAAACAAACTTCTTTTAGCTGTCAATCCATCCAAAACATTACCCTCACGGGACTTCCTTagcttcctctctttctctctcttctatttcacTTAAATACCCTTCTTcacattcatcatcatcattaactGATTCTCTTTTAACTTTCTATACTATCACAATATAACTCGATCATAAACACTATAACAAACACGCTGTTTAACGGCGGAAAATTGACGACAGTTTTTAAAATTGTCGCAAGTTGAAAGGATAGTGGCGGTTAAGAGAGCGGTTTTAGATTGTACTGCAAAATCGGGTTTAGAAATCAATCATTGctaaaattaatttatacaattaattaatgttgtgcacatttttaattttaaactattgATAATTCGTTTTGTAACGGTTTAAAATCACtgtaaaatcctaaaaaatcgcCACTAATTCCTGCCTCTCTTGTACTAAAAAGAAATCTTGTTCGGGCTTTGGGAAAGTGTGAAATGATGAATGTAGGAACGGATTATGATTTATGAGGTAGATAAATGTTGTTTTCACGAATTATGAGTGCTTCTTAATTAAGATAGAACCAGACAGAAAAcaatattgttatatatataataataaaataaaacagtaATTTGATTTCAcattatttcttgttattagTAAGATTTGCAAGCTAGTTTAATGTAAGTAAGTGCGATGTCTTATCATTTTATATAAAACATAAAGGGTGGTTGAAATAGGACAATTATAATCCTTCATTCTTatcaaaactatatatatatatatatatatatatattgaattttagtATGTCTATGTTACTATGGACTATGGTTATGATGATCATGTAAGTAtcgttaatattaaaattatatttgttgtgtaacacttttttttagtaatactttttaaaaagtattgtttaataataaaaaatattattttaattttaacaatattttttaaaatatgatcaaaattattataattaccaTAACATAGTCATACTAAAATGTATCGTataatataaatatgtatatagaAGGAGGGGGGGGGGATAATGAGGTCAATTTAGTAAATGACTAGTGAAATGCATAATTTTGTTGTGGGGGATACTTGGGTAGTCGTCAAGGAAACAAACAAGAgataacatatataattttgTAACCTCAaacattctatatatatatatatatatatatttaaaaaaaagcaaaaataaaaacccCAAAGCCACATATGGGAATTGATGAGTAAGGGTATATAGACATAGACCTTGTAAGAAGTTATTAGAAGACCAAAAAccaaatacacaaaaattattgaagtgaaaaagcaaaataataacaataaaactaagaagaagaagaagaaagcatggCTTCTAGTAGGGAGAGAAGAAGGGAGGCTCTTCAACAAAAGTTGAATCAACTCCGAGATGTTACAAATTCTAGTGGTGTATGTAATAATTgattctatattatatatataggttTATGTTCATGatgaattaatataatatatcaaTCAAGCTCATCACTATTTTTACTCAATTGCAAAAGCTTCTTCATATtgaataatagtttttttttttttaatttcttttgggATTTATTTTGCAGGTGAACAAAGCTTCAATTATTGTGGACGCATCCAGATACatagaggagttgaagcaaaaaGTGGAGGGACTGAATTCCGAGCTTGTAATCCCTGAAACTTCTTCGTCAACCTCTCAAATTGATGATGAACTACCTATGGTGCCTATTTTTTCCGTATTTATTTcatttgattattttataatatctcttttatctttttttcgaCAATTTTTTCATATACTTAAAATCGTTCTCAAATATATCAAAAGTTtttaataatagataaaatatgAACAGAAATATGATAGTTACTTCAACAAGACATCTTCATATAATGATATTgtaaatcgttaaataatttaatatgtttgtCAAAAAATTATCTAACAGTTTATAATATCATCTTCACGTGAAAAtgtttttttagaaataaacacaaaaaaataaggACAAATTGcatgtttaataataataaaataaaattgcaggTGACAGTGGAAACCCTAGAAAAAGGTTTCCACATTAACGTGTATTCAGAGAAGAATTGCCCTGGTATGTTGGTCTCAATACTAAAAGCATTTGAAGAGCTTGGACTTGATGTTCTTGATGCTAGGGTTTCTTGTGAAGACACTTTCCAGCTTCAAGCAGTGGGTGGAGAAGTAAGCcaacataatattttattatttgattattttttcttccttttgatATAGAATATACTAATCCTATCAAATGATTTCACAACTGTTACTAGTGAGGTAAATATTAGATACATATAATTATTCACTAAGTGGTTTTAAAAAAGATCATTCATGacataatatatacaataatttttataattaaaatgtttagaatttgatttttggtGTGtcatttcttaaaataaaatataacttcaATACAATACTTCTGTTATTTTGGATGAGTtcagttataattaaaataaatagtaCTTTTTGCTAATAATGGAAAAAAagtattaactaaaaaaatagttCAACAACTCTTTCCTTAACTGGTTTACAACCTTTCATGATAAATAGGTGTCTGACCATGAAATATGAATACCCTTGTATTTGAACAATCCATACAATAACATATATTATCTAGGGCCTAAGAGTATTATTACATAGGAGTATTATTTGAGCATGTATATATTTTTAGCAGCAATAGACAATTTCAGGTAATATAATTAAGCAGTACTACTcaagttttttgtttttatatatattttattgttcttttcttACTTCCTAGTTGAGCCTAAGAATTCTAAAAAATGGACAAGAAATTATTCAGGCTTACAAATGCGACCTGTTGTTGTGGCATAATctaaatctcaatataataaaatatagctattggatcaaataaattaaattaatggaAATTACTTAATGTAttcttcttcatggattgagacttttcaaaaaaattatttttatatggatATGAGATCGATCACTGTAAATATTGATagagagaatcaataatattattgcttaaaattaatcattaacacAGAAAAAAGtaattactaaataaaataaatgataaaaaaatatagaggAAATGTAATATTGTCAATCATAAGAAATCAAGCTATTAtaaattcttataattatttaCGTATAACTATTAGTTTTATattgttagagatataactatttatgTATATCGGCCTATTAGTTTAAACTTTTAGAAAAAGTGATATTATGATATGATATCAGAATTTCTATGACTTAAGGGCCCGTTTGGATAGGTTCATAAGtgactttttttaacttttaacttatgaaaatgtgtagtattaatgtctgctacaattttcaaaacaaaattgtaactttctaaaaaattatattggtgcttaaggagaagttaaaaaaaatgacttctttcataataaattttttttatcacttttctcttaaaataagtacttttagaactaaaaaaccaaatacaaaataacttatttataagttacttttaatataagtatttattgtttaaactattttttcaaaaataatttaattaagttgtttacccaAACTGGGCCTTAAAGATATAGAATTTGATcctcttgttaaaaaaaaaaattcaacatgataccaataaaaaaaatacatacaaaaaatttatataaataaaaaaaatcttgaatgaaaatatttattagagatataactatttatttatctatttctaTTCATTATTTAAGCTTTTGGATGAATAAGGATCTTGACATATATGCTACACCAATTCTGTGGTGAAAGTTGAAACTGTGAAAGTATTAAGTATTTAGTAGTGGTTTTGATTTTGAAGTTTTCATTTCCagtctttttcttgtttcttttgaaGAGTTCCAGAGAATGTGCCGCTGGTTTTTAGagtttacttttaaattttgttttatttttagaaatatatagTATTAGTGATTTAAGTTTTAACATACTAATTAACTGATTGATACAACATAAAACTTCTCTCTCTTTTTAAGTTGCATTTTGATATTCTCTTTAAGACAAATATAAGGACAATAGAATAACATATTCtcgtttgattataaaaatagaaataaacacATTTTTTTCtgaaaacataaaaatttgaatattttctaAAAAGTTGGGAAAAAAAAACTATTTGCCTTTATGTCTCTTtgtctttatatatatttttaatgaaattacaTGCAAACAAAACTTAAGAAttgaggtaaaaaaaaaaaatacaaacatatAAATAAGCTTaaataaatcaattaacaaaatgaaaatgagttATATGGACAGAAATTACTCTATAGTAACCACCCTCCCTGGGTCTCTAccttttttctcttctctactATTTGTTTTCCCTCGATCTTTCTATGTtacaaacagaaatgaaaacagTGTTTCTCTTAGATGGATTTCTCACTAGCCATATGTAGTATTGCATGCGCTATATATATAGAGCACTATTGCCAACTAAGCAAATTAAAGAGTTGCATTATTATTAATAGTTATTATTGTCTACTTGTCAAACATGAGTACTTGTGTGAAATAAAATAACACATATCATGCATAGATACAATTGAAAAAGGGGAATACTCACATGATGACATCTTCACATGAAAATAACATTGTAAATCCTTAGATGGTTAATCAAAtatatttagtcaaatatatttaTTCATCTAATGGTCTATAATGTCATCTTCATGTGAAGATGTCATCATGTGAGTATCCATGATTGAAAAATCCTA harbors:
- the LOC112740546 gene encoding transcription factor SCREAM2 translates to MASSRERRREALQQKLNQLRDVTNSSGVNKASIIVDASRYIEELKQKVEGLNSELVIPETSSSTSQIDDELPMVTVETLEKGFHINVYSEKNCPGMLVSILKAFEELGLDVLDARVSCEDTFQLQAVGGESQKNNDTIDAQVVKQAVMQAINKSNY